The proteins below are encoded in one region of Picrophilus oshimae DSM 9789:
- a CDS encoding glycoside hydrolase family 57 protein — MSHGVIFYFEVHQPFRLRPYRISEIGYNHDYFWDEKNREIFERASMKCYRPMTTFLNEHEIKSNLSITGTFIEQALKYDPELIDIIKGYVSSGNCELIDETYYHSLVSLYDYDEFKEEVKEHNNIIKKLFNYEPKTFRNTELIYNDDVSYIVRDLGYKTILTEGFYPLIERYNPNYIYKSVSGLNLLLRNFMMSDDISFRFSNRSWPEYPLTADKFASWIIKSPGDVINLFMDYETFGEHQSAETGIFDFMKYLKKYMDYNNIETMLINDAVYRYEKHDTISIKNYVSWADKERNLNPWLGNDMQREAFEYLKSLKNKGDMKIWRYLNTSDHLYYMSTGSPEDQEVHNYFNPYKSPYIAFMNFMSVLRDFSNNF; from the coding sequence ATGTCGCATGGTGTAATATTCTATTTTGAGGTGCATCAGCCATTTAGGCTGAGGCCGTACAGAATAAGCGAGATCGGTTACAACCACGATTACTTCTGGGACGAGAAAAATAGGGAGATCTTTGAGAGGGCATCCATGAAATGCTACAGACCGATGACGACGTTTTTGAATGAGCATGAAATAAAATCAAACCTTTCAATAACAGGAACATTTATAGAGCAGGCCCTGAAATATGATCCAGAATTAATAGATATAATAAAAGGTTATGTATCATCAGGAAACTGCGAGTTAATCGATGAAACATACTATCACAGCCTTGTATCGTTATATGATTACGATGAATTTAAAGAGGAAGTAAAGGAGCATAACAACATTATAAAAAAACTGTTCAACTATGAACCAAAAACATTTAGAAATACCGAGTTAATATATAATGATGATGTATCATACATTGTAAGGGATCTTGGGTATAAAACAATTTTAACCGAGGGTTTTTACCCATTAATAGAAAGATACAATCCGAATTACATATATAAAAGTGTTTCAGGTTTAAATCTACTTTTAAGGAATTTTATGATGAGCGATGATATATCATTTAGATTTTCCAATAGATCCTGGCCAGAGTACCCATTAACGGCGGATAAATTTGCATCATGGATAATAAAATCCCCTGGAGATGTAATAAACCTGTTCATGGACTATGAAACCTTTGGCGAGCATCAGAGTGCAGAAACAGGCATCTTTGACTTTATGAAATACTTAAAAAAATACATGGATTATAATAATATAGAAACCATGCTGATAAATGATGCGGTTTATAGATATGAAAAACATGATACAATAAGCATAAAAAACTATGTTTCATGGGCTGATAAAGAAAGAAATCTGAACCCGTGGCTCGGCAACGACATGCAAAGGGAGGCTTTTGAATATCTAAAATCATTAAAAAACAAAGGGGATATGAAGATCTGGAGGTATTTAAACACATCAGATCATTTGTATTACATGTCCACAGGCAGCCCTGAGGATCAGGAGGTTCACAATTACTTTAATCCATATAAATCGCCTTACATTGCATTCATGAATTTTATGTCTGTTCTCAGGGACTTTTCCAATAATTTTTAA
- a CDS encoding glycosyltransferase family 4 protein yields the protein MKVSVIGWELPPAFAGGLGIHTINLYSILSNIIDIDLYVPYSKKLLDVYPFNVKKVGFYNYKSYYDFSSMRFNTFMDEIMYYNSRVIEDFDPENVDLIHAHDWITYPAGIYLKKKYNIPLIVTVHSTEFDRSGNFFPQKSIMDIESSGIKNADRVIAVSNLTKKTIVQNYNANPWKIDVIYNGIDDSFLKNPVRSYEKTNIILYFGRITTQKGPKFFLEAAYKSLKINNNIKFVMAGTGDQLDEMIKLSKSYGIYDNFYFPGFVPEELAMWYYRNADAFILPAVSEPFGMSVIEAMSAGTPVIISRTTGVGESLLNVLTADFWDTDLISDYILNLVDYRSLRTVLGTNGQMEAKLFTWNKTAMKTLEVYRSLCRMV from the coding sequence ATGAAGGTCTCAGTAATAGGATGGGAACTGCCACCTGCATTTGCCGGTGGCCTTGGAATACATACAATAAACCTCTACTCAATACTGTCAAATATTATCGATATAGATCTATACGTACCATACTCAAAAAAGCTCCTTGATGTTTATCCATTCAACGTTAAAAAGGTTGGATTTTACAATTATAAATCCTATTATGATTTCTCCTCCATGAGGTTTAATACTTTTATGGACGAGATCATGTACTATAACTCCAGGGTCATAGAGGATTTCGATCCGGAAAATGTTGATTTGATACATGCCCATGACTGGATTACGTATCCTGCCGGTATTTACCTAAAGAAAAAATATAATATACCATTAATAGTGACAGTGCACAGCACAGAGTTTGACAGATCAGGAAATTTTTTCCCACAAAAATCGATAATGGATATAGAGAGCTCCGGTATAAAGAATGCCGATAGGGTAATAGCGGTTTCCAATTTAACCAAAAAAACAATAGTGCAAAATTACAATGCAAATCCTTGGAAAATAGATGTTATATACAATGGAATAGACGATTCATTTCTAAAGAATCCTGTTAGATCATATGAGAAAACAAATATAATACTATACTTTGGAAGAATAACAACACAGAAGGGGCCAAAATTCTTTCTTGAGGCTGCTTACAAGTCATTAAAAATAAATAATAATATAAAATTTGTGATGGCCGGTACCGGCGACCAGCTTGATGAGATGATTAAACTATCAAAGTCATATGGTATATATGATAATTTCTATTTTCCAGGTTTTGTGCCCGAGGAGCTTGCCATGTGGTATTACAGAAATGCTGATGCATTTATACTGCCTGCTGTTTCAGAGCCCTTTGGCATGTCTGTCATAGAGGCAATGAGTGCCGGAACACCTGTAATCATAAGCAGGACAACCGGTGTTGGTGAATCGCTTTTAAACGTTTTAACTGCCGATTTCTGGGATACCGATTTAATATCAGATTACATTTTAAACCTTGTTGATTACAGGTCATTGAGAACGGTCCTCGGAACAAATGGCCAGATGGAGGCAAAGCTCTTTACCTGGAATAAAACGGCAATGAAAACACTGGAGGTTTACAGATCATTATGTCGCATGGTGTAA
- a CDS encoding amylo-alpha-1,6-glucosidase, translating into MNSFEMEWILSNKNGTYSASTVSMANTRTYHGIYVKAINENYDRINYLNKFFEVLRINNELYNLDTNFYDVVYPDGYKFLESFNDYGYLEFIYKIRSSIIYKRMFLDDYDTLIIEYDSNGVDEFLLYPLISFRRSYLTLNHNNFNVSINKYYEFSSGDYYFNIDIPGDYIEENKWYYNFNYPVDMERGSNYIENLFLPGHFSVKMNKFTVRIFTDRPSDTSIKKIKKKQGIAAKASKFIVKNNILAGFYWFGPWGRDTFISMPGILLTQRRFNDARNILIEYSNRIKNGMVPRIFTPDYESGDTGLWFIYAFYKYYNYTMDNSILEFMYKKMVDIVNSYINGNDLYYLDNYLVTMKRPKLTWMDAQTGDKIFTPRTGKPVEINALWYNALRSMSYFSELLHIKNDYDGIAEMVSREFKKTFISKHFIMDTDNDPSVRPNMIFSFSLPYNILDNFNDYKETIDDELLTPYGLRSLSKYDRNYHGFYTGDQYSRDSAYHNGAIWTWLVGPYITASVRSGHDRKELYNYFKNLYSLYMIPELFDDTLKPKGCVMQAWSYGELLRAYHEDLVGQ; encoded by the coding sequence ATGAACAGCTTTGAAATGGAGTGGATTCTCTCAAATAAAAATGGCACATACAGTGCATCAACAGTTTCAATGGCAAATACCAGAACATATCATGGCATTTATGTAAAGGCAATAAATGAAAACTATGATAGAATAAATTACCTAAATAAGTTCTTTGAGGTATTAAGAATAAACAATGAGCTTTATAATCTGGACACAAATTTTTATGATGTTGTTTATCCTGATGGCTATAAATTCCTTGAGTCATTCAATGATTATGGTTATCTTGAATTTATATACAAGATAAGGTCATCGATAATATATAAAAGGATGTTTCTTGATGATTATGATACACTGATAATAGAATACGATTCAAACGGCGTTGATGAATTTCTATTGTATCCTTTAATATCTTTTAGAAGATCCTATTTGACATTGAATCATAACAATTTTAATGTAAGCATTAATAAATACTATGAATTCTCATCAGGTGATTATTATTTTAATATCGATATTCCAGGTGATTATATTGAGGAAAATAAATGGTATTATAATTTTAATTACCCTGTTGATATGGAGCGCGGCTCCAATTATATAGAAAATCTATTTCTGCCAGGTCATTTCTCGGTAAAGATGAATAAATTTACTGTAAGGATCTTTACAGACAGGCCATCAGACACATCAATAAAAAAAATCAAGAAAAAACAGGGTATTGCAGCAAAAGCCTCAAAGTTTATTGTTAAAAACAACATACTTGCAGGATTTTACTGGTTCGGCCCATGGGGGCGTGATACATTTATATCAATGCCAGGAATCCTTCTAACCCAGAGGAGGTTCAACGATGCAAGGAACATACTTATTGAGTATTCAAACAGGATAAAGAACGGCATGGTTCCAAGGATATTTACTCCAGACTATGAATCAGGAGATACAGGTCTTTGGTTCATATATGCATTTTATAAATATTATAATTACACAATGGACAACTCAATACTTGAATTTATGTATAAAAAGATGGTTGATATTGTTAATTCATATATAAACGGGAACGACCTCTATTATTTAGATAACTATCTTGTAACAATGAAAAGGCCAAAGCTAACATGGATGGATGCCCAGACCGGAGACAAAATATTCACGCCAAGAACTGGAAAGCCTGTGGAGATAAATGCGCTCTGGTACAATGCATTAAGATCAATGTCATATTTTTCTGAACTGCTGCATATAAAGAATGATTATGATGGCATTGCCGAGATGGTATCAAGGGAATTTAAAAAAACTTTTATATCAAAACACTTTATAATGGACACGGATAACGATCCAAGTGTAAGGCCAAACATGATCTTTTCCTTTTCATTACCATATAATATACTTGATAACTTTAATGATTACAAGGAAACAATAGATGATGAGCTTTTAACACCATACGGCCTGAGATCACTGTCAAAATATGATAGGAATTATCATGGATTTTATACAGGTGATCAATATTCAAGGGATTCTGCATACCATAATGGTGCCATATGGACCTGGCTTGTGGGGCCATACATCACAGCCTCTGTTAGATCAGGTCATGACAGAAAGGAACTATACAATTACTTTAAAAATCTTTACAGTTTATACATGATACCGGAACTCTTCGACGATACGTTAAAACCAAAGGGCTGTGTGATGCAGGCCTGGAGTTACGGTGAACTTTTAAGGGCCTACCATGAGGATCTGGTGGGTCAATGA
- a CDS encoding nucleoside kinase, protein MKFLAFFGHINIDVKISVPRLPMREESVGVKNVSNEFAGTAGNFAFVAASLGLSFDLYSKVGSLTHNDYINELRRRKINIDHVEIENSMGPICYIPTDGNEQVAYMYQGPMDSWRPSLSFDYNYKYVHLGTGPSDEYQKIAANNEKSRIVFDPGQEIWYLYNKDKIIDIMSRSYISMFNKNEFNYLKSMTGLSEHELNNLSDYIIVTMGSDGASVFHKNNEFHVPAVKSDFIYDTIGAGDSFRAGFYFGIYNNYSINDSVLIGNIVASIAIRRRIIEFNENRNNIIKMFNNMKLKQRV, encoded by the coding sequence ATGAAGTTCCTGGCCTTTTTTGGGCACATAAACATTGATGTTAAAATATCTGTTCCCAGGCTGCCTATGCGGGAGGAATCAGTTGGTGTTAAAAATGTTTCTAATGAGTTTGCAGGCACTGCAGGCAATTTTGCCTTTGTAGCGGCATCCCTTGGTTTGAGCTTTGATTTGTATTCAAAGGTCGGTTCATTAACGCATAATGACTACATAAATGAGCTCAGGAGAAGAAAAATAAACATAGACCATGTTGAAATAGAGAATTCAATGGGACCAATATGCTATATACCAACAGATGGAAATGAACAGGTTGCATATATGTACCAGGGCCCAATGGATTCATGGAGGCCATCATTATCCTTTGATTATAATTATAAATATGTCCACCTTGGCACTGGCCCATCAGATGAGTACCAAAAAATAGCTGCAAACAATGAAAAATCAAGGATAGTCTTTGATCCTGGCCAGGAGATATGGTACCTTTACAATAAGGATAAAATAATAGATATAATGTCAAGGTCTTACATATCAATGTTTAATAAGAATGAGTTTAATTACCTAAAATCAATGACTGGTCTTTCCGAGCATGAGTTAAATAATCTTAGCGATTATATAATAGTAACGATGGGTTCTGATGGTGCATCCGTTTTCCATAAAAATAATGAGTTTCATGTTCCCGCTGTTAAATCAGATTTTATATATGATACAATAGGTGCCGGTGATTCATTCAGGGCAGGCTTCTATTTTGGTATCTATAACAATTACAGCATAAATGATTCTGTTCTAATTGGAAACATTGTCGCATCAATTGCAATAAGAAGAAGAATAATTGAATTCAATGAAAACAGGAATAATATAATAAAAATGTTTAATAATATGAAACTAAAGCAGCGAGTCTAA
- the cgi121 gene encoding KEOPS complex subunit Cgi121: MQPKLKFFFIDKSYFKDLIDYSRSRDALFQFINPAVVFSEVHILEAYRRASRYMLHNNNIRSMGGLLLAYITGEKDIKKAIEIGGLIDSGKYILIYENDNDLKPLKNLNEIENFLVRDLKSRDFEIFSAMSYLDSLL, translated from the coding sequence ATGCAGCCTAAATTAAAATTCTTTTTTATAGACAAATCATATTTTAAAGATTTAATTGATTATTCAAGATCAAGGGATGCGCTCTTTCAGTTTATAAATCCCGCCGTGGTTTTTTCAGAGGTTCATATACTTGAGGCTTACAGAAGGGCATCAAGGTACATGCTTCATAATAATAATATAAGATCCATGGGCGGTCTTCTGCTGGCATATATAACAGGCGAGAAGGATATAAAAAAGGCCATAGAGATTGGCGGTCTTATTGATTCTGGAAAGTATATATTAATTTATGAAAATGATAACGATCTAAAACCATTAAAAAATTTAAATGAAATAGAAAATTTTCTGGTAAGGGATTTAAAATCAAGGGACTTTGAAATATTTTCAGCTATGAGCTATTTAGACTCGCTGCTTTAG
- the lonB gene encoding ATP-dependent protease LonB, with product MENQVDEVEEWVSKLGIKTTKEVEVPKLLFNQVIGQETAGEVIKKAAMQKRHVLLIGDPGTGKSMLAQSMVDFLPKEELEDILCFPNMEDPNKPKIKTFPAGKGKEIVKQYQIKAERDRKDRSRSLLFIIFSIILLGIVMAVVLRSYSIIFFAILAAAFLYVLLAMNPVARVERSMVPKILVSHNTNDKPPFIDSTGAHSGALLGDVRHDPFQSGGLETPAHERVEAGNIHKADKGVLFIDEINLLRPEDQQALLTAMQEKKYSISGQSERSAGAMVQTEPVPCDFVLVAAGNIDALRNMHPALRSRIRGYGYEVFMNDAMDDNDENRKKLVQFIAQEIAKDKKIPPFDTSAIVEIIKEAQKRAGRKGKLTLRLRELGGLVRVAGDIAVAEKADIVTGRHVTMAKELSKPVEQQIADRAIEVKKLYNTFLGEGEAVGKVNGLAVMGSQELSDLSGIVMPIVAEVTPAQHKGNGMVYATGKLGDIAKEAVENVSAVIKKISGKNISDVDIHIQFVGTYEGVEGDSASVSIATAVISALERIPIDQTIAMTGSLSVRGEVLPVGGVTAKIEAAIDAGLKKVVIPLSNLNDVILDEAHRNRIEIIPAATIEDVLNVALVKSPEKDDFFKQLHDTLGENEKAITTQRTGTNAA from the coding sequence ACCAAGGAAGTCGAGGTACCTAAGCTGCTGTTTAACCAGGTAATTGGTCAGGAAACGGCAGGCGAGGTAATAAAAAAGGCAGCAATGCAGAAGAGGCATGTCCTGCTGATAGGTGATCCTGGAACTGGAAAATCAATGCTTGCACAGTCAATGGTTGACTTTCTACCAAAGGAGGAACTTGAGGACATACTATGCTTTCCAAATATGGAGGATCCAAATAAACCAAAGATAAAAACATTCCCGGCAGGCAAGGGAAAGGAGATTGTAAAGCAATACCAGATAAAGGCCGAGCGTGATAGGAAGGATAGATCAAGAAGCCTTCTTTTTATAATATTCTCAATAATACTTCTTGGAATAGTAATGGCAGTTGTTCTCAGGAGCTATTCTATAATATTCTTCGCAATACTTGCAGCAGCATTCCTTTACGTTCTTCTTGCAATGAACCCTGTTGCCAGGGTTGAAAGAAGCATGGTTCCAAAGATACTGGTATCACACAACACAAATGATAAGCCACCATTTATTGACTCAACGGGTGCACATTCTGGAGCACTTTTAGGCGATGTCAGGCACGATCCATTCCAGTCTGGTGGTCTTGAAACACCAGCCCATGAGAGGGTTGAGGCCGGAAATATACATAAGGCCGATAAGGGCGTTTTATTCATAGATGAAATAAACCTGTTAAGACCTGAAGATCAGCAGGCCTTATTAACAGCAATGCAGGAGAAAAAATATTCAATATCCGGACAGAGCGAGAGAAGCGCAGGTGCCATGGTTCAGACTGAACCGGTGCCATGCGATTTTGTTCTTGTTGCAGCAGGAAACATAGATGCATTGAGGAACATGCATCCCGCATTAAGATCAAGGATACGTGGATATGGATACGAGGTCTTCATGAATGATGCAATGGATGATAACGATGAGAACAGAAAGAAACTTGTTCAGTTCATAGCACAGGAAATAGCAAAGGATAAAAAGATACCGCCTTTTGATACATCTGCAATAGTCGAGATCATAAAGGAGGCCCAGAAGAGGGCCGGCAGGAAGGGTAAATTAACATTAAGACTAAGGGAGCTAGGAGGACTTGTGCGTGTCGCCGGTGATATAGCAGTTGCGGAAAAGGCAGATATAGTTACCGGAAGGCATGTGACAATGGCAAAGGAACTGAGCAAACCTGTTGAACAGCAGATAGCAGACCGCGCAATAGAGGTTAAAAAGCTTTACAATACATTCCTCGGTGAGGGAGAAGCCGTTGGAAAGGTAAATGGCCTTGCAGTTATGGGCTCCCAGGAATTATCAGACTTAAGCGGTATAGTCATGCCAATAGTTGCTGAAGTTACACCTGCACAGCACAAGGGTAACGGCATGGTCTATGCAACGGGCAAGCTTGGTGATATAGCAAAGGAGGCTGTTGAAAACGTCTCTGCAGTCATAAAGAAGATCAGCGGTAAAAACATATCAGACGTTGATATACATATACAGTTCGTTGGCACCTATGAAGGCGTTGAGGGAGACTCTGCAAGTGTTTCAATAGCAACGGCAGTGATCTCTGCACTTGAAAGGATACCAATAGATCAGACAATAGCAATGACCGGATCATTAAGCGTTCGTGGTGAGGTATTACCGGTAGGCGGTGTCACGGCAAAAATAGAGGCTGCAATAGATGCCGGCCTGAAAAAGGTTGTGATACCATTATCAAACCTGAACGATGTCATACTTGACGAGGCACATAGAAACAGGATAGAGATAATACCTGCGGCCACAATAGAGGACGTTTTAAACGTTGCACTTGTTAAAAGCCCAGAAAAGGATGATTTCTTCAAGCAGCTGCATGACACGCTTGGCGAGAACGAGAAGGCAATAACAACGCAGAGAACAGGTACAAATGCAGCCTAA